The segment CTGCAGCTGTAATTTTACCAGAGAATTTTGCCCATCCGTTTTTAAATGATTCTAAGCAATTATCAGAAAAAAAGAGAGAAGAATTACGTCCTTTTATAGAAGAAAATGCACTTGCTTTTGGGGTCTCTTTTGTTTGGCAAGAAGAAGTTGATGAAATTAATGTTTTACAAGCATCAATTACTGGTATGCATAGATCTATAGAAGCTCTTAAAATAGTACCTGAGTTTATAATTGTAGATGGAAATAAGTTCAGAAATTATAAAGAAATTCCTTACGAAACAATTGTAAAAGGAGATGCTAAATTTATGAGTATTGCAGCAGCTTCTGTATTGGCAAAAACGTATAGAGATGAATATATGCAGAAAATTCATAACGAGTTTCCTATGTATAATTGGTCTAAAAATAAGGGTTATCCTACGAAAGAACATCGAAATGGAATTCGTGAATTTGGTGCAACAATTCATCATAGAAAAACCTTTAAACTATTGCCAGAACAAATTAAATTAAAGCTATAGGGTGAAAAACAACTACTTTTTTAGTAGCTATTTCCTGCTTGTAATTTATCTTGAGCGAAGTCTAGAGGTTATCTCTTTTAAGCTGAATTTAGTTCAGTACCTGCTCCTTCTTTCAAACATATTTTTTAACTTAACTGACACTGAAACGAGTTCAGCATAAAAAGGTTAAAAATAGCAACAGATATTTGAACGGTTGCAATCAGGGTTAAAATTACTTACTTACTTTTAGAAATCTCATTCATTTATTCTATAATTATTTAAATACTTCCACTATTTTTACGAACTCAATTTTAGATAATGATTAAAAAGACACGCGCAGAAATTACCAAATGTATACTTCATAAAGTAGCCAATAAGTTTAATAGCGGAAGCAATGTTTTTTCAGAAGATTTAATTCGTTTCGATCAAGAAAGTTACGATTTAATGAAAAACTTTTTATTAAAACCTTTTGGTGGTTTAACACAGAGTTATCGTTTTTCTCATCATGCAGATGTGCGTTTAAATGAATTGAATAACTATGCTTCAGAAGTTTTTAAAGAAGAAAGCTCATTTGTAGAATATTCTAAAAACATTGTAAATCATTTATATGAGCAATCTAATTCTGCACAAATAAAAACAGGTGATGTCTTAATTGTTTTTATTGAAGGAATAGAATATAAAGATGTGTTAACAGAAGCAATTGGTGTTTTTAAAATTGAAAATAAAGTAGACTTTTTCCAAAGTTATTTAGATGATAATCAGAATTTTGATGTCGTTGTTCAGAAAGGAATTAGTACAAAAAGAATAGATAAAGGCTGTTTAATTTTAAACACTTCAGATACAGAAGGTACTGTTGTTTTGTCTGTAGATAACAACAATTATGATGCTCAATATTGGATTAAAAACTTCTTGAGTGTGAAATTAGCAGATGATTATAATTCTCATACACAAAGTTATTTAGAAATGTGTAAAGAGTTTTCAGAAGAGGTAATTAAACCCGAACTTGGTATGCAAGAACAGGGTAACTTCTTAGCAAATACGGTAGATTATTTTAAAGAAAATGAAGCTGTAGATTACGCTACTTTTAAAGACGAAGTTTTTGAAGAAGAGAAACACAAAGAACAGTTTGATGAATATAAAAAACATTTCGAAACTTTAAACGATGTATTAATCAGAAATAATTTCGATGTTTCTGGTGTTGTTTTAAAGAAAGAAAAAAACAAGCTAAAAACAGAAATTAAGCTAGACACAAATATTGTTATAAAATTAGATGTAGATGCGCCAGATGCAGCATCAGAATATTTAGAGAGAGGTTATGATGAAGAGAAAAAAATGAAATTTTATAAAGTATATTTCAACGAAGAAAAATAGATTTAATTGTTATTTTGAGGATACATACATGAAGTGGTAACCTGTTTTTGTAATGTAGTTAGATATGAGGTTACTTCATTCTTTATAATAACAATAGTTACATTATTTCGTTTAAAAAAAGGAATCTCATATTTAAGAAACTATATATTCTTCTACTTCAAATAAAGTTTTAAAGTGTTTTAAGATCTTTTCTTTTACTTCTATTACGTCTACTTTCTCACCTAGTTCAACTTCCATAGAAGTTACAGCTTTTCCTCTAATTCCACATGGAATAATATTATCAAAATAACCTAAATTGGTGTTTGCATTCAGTGCAAAACCATGCATTGTTACCCAGCGTGAAGAACGAATTCCCATAGCGCAAATTTTACGAGCAAATGGAGTGCCAACATCTAACCAAACACCAGTTTCTCCATTACTTCTTTCGCCTTTTAAACCATATTCTGCTATGGTTAAAATAATAGTTTCTTCTAATAAGCGTAAATATTTATGAATGTCTGTAAAAAAGTTTTCCAAATCTAAAATAGGGTAACCAACAATTTGTCCAGGACCATGATACGTAATATCTCCTCCTCTATTTATTTTGTAAAAAGCAGCTTCCTTTTCTTTAAGTTGCTGTTCGTTAAGTAGTAAGTTGCTTAAGTCACCACTTTTCCCTAATGTATAAACGTGTGGGTGCTCTACAAACAAAAAATAATTTTCTGTTTTTTTGGCATGATTATTTCTTCTGTTATCAATCTTTACGTCTACAATTTTTTGCAATAGTTCAGATTGGTAATCCCAGGTTTCTTTGTAATCTTTAACAGATAAGTCTTTTAGTAGTATGTTTCTATTCATAATCTCGACAACAAAGGTAAATATTTGTTTATATTTGAATACTACAACTTCTATTTTAAATTATACTTCATGAAAATTAGAGTAACCTTTATTTTTGTATTTATTACGTTTTTTATGTCTCTGGGAGAGGTTAACGCTCAAAAAGTTTGGAAAAAACTAGAGAATACTAATTCTTTATTACAAAGAAAAGAAATTCATAAAATTAAAAATCTTCCTTCTAAGTATAAATTATTGTCATTAAATATTAATAAATTAAAAACGGACTTAAAGAAAAAACATCAAATTATATCATTGCCAAATGAGAAAGGAGAATTGTTGAGGTTTCGTATTAAAGAGACTTCAAATTTTGAGTCTAATTTGTCTTTGAAATTTCCAACAATAAAATCCTATTCAGCACAAGGTATAGATGACCCTTCATCTGTGGCTAAAATTAGTGTTGGTATAGACGGCTTTCATGCAGTTGTATATTCTGGAAAAGAAAAAACGGTATATATAGACCCTTATTCAAAAGACAATAAAGATTATATTGTTTATAAGAGAAGTGATCTAGGTAAAGATGAAAAAGAATTTGAATGTCAAGTAGAAGAGGTGGTAAATGAAAATTTACAACGAGATAATTTGGCTAGAAATGCAAACGATGGAAAACTAAGAACTTTTCGTTTGGCATTGGTTTGTAGTGGAGAATATGCGCAATTTCATTTAACAAGACAGGATGTGCCTGCATCTGCAACGGACGCAGAAAAGAAAGCAGTTGTTTTATCGGCAATGAATACTTCATTAACTAGAATTAATGGAATTTACGAAAGAGATTTATCTGTAAAAATGGTTTTAGTAGCTAATAATGAAGAAGTAATTTTTTTAGATGCTGCAACAGATGGAATTTCAGATGGAGATCCTAATACAATGCTTGATGAAGTTCAAGCTATTTGTGACACAAAAATCGGAAATGCTAATTATGATATCGGTCATATTTTTAGTGTTGGAGGAGATGGTTTAGCAGGTGGAGGTGTAGTTTGTGTTCCAGGTCAGAAGGCAAAAGGAGTAACTGGTAGAAGTGAGCCTGTTGGAGATGCCTATGATGTAGATTATGTAGCGCATGAAATTGGCCATCAGTTTGGTGCTAATCATACTCAAAATAATGATTGTAATAGAAATAATGTAACAGCTGTAGAGCCAGGAAGTGCATCTACAATTATGGGGTATGCAGGTATTTGTTTACCAAACGTACAAAACCAAAGTGATGATTATTTTCACTCTATAAGTATCACTGAAATGTGGAATACCATTCAATCTTCTGCAAATTGTGCTACGTTAACAGATACGGGTAATTCAGGACCAATAGCGAATGCAGGATCTGATTATAGCATACCAAAATCTACTCCTTTTGTTTTAAAAGGAGTAGCAACAGACGTTGATGGTACTTCTAGTTTAACTTACAATTGGGAACAGATAGATAATGAAGTTGCATCAATGCCACCTTTATCAACAAATACAGTAGGACCATTGTTTAGATCATTGCCATCTAAAGTAGTACCAAATAGATATTTACCAGAATTAGCAACAATTGTTGCAGGTAATACATCTACAACTTGGGAGGTTTTGCCATCTGTAGCAAGAGACATGAGTTTTTCTTTTCTTGTAAGAGATAACAATGCAGGAGGAGGAAGTACAGCTAGAGATGATATGGAAGTTACGGTAACAGCAGCAGAAGCATTTGTTGTTTTAACGCCTAATTCTTTAGTTAATTGGGACACAGGTTCTACACAAACAATTACATGGAATAAAGGAACAACAGATATAGCTCCTATAAATTGCCAAAATGTAAATATTAAATTATCTATAGATGGAGGCTTAACTTTTCCGATAACTATAAAATCGAATACTCCAAATGATGGAACGGAGGATGTTGTTATTCCAGATAATGCAACAACTACCGCTAGAATAATGATAGAAGCTGCAGACAATATTTTTTATAATGTAAATTCAATAGATTTTACAATAAATTCTACTTCTCCAACATTTTTAATGAGTAACACAAGTGGAATTCAATCTGCATGTAATTCAGGAAATGAAACAGTTAGCTATGTTTTAAATTTTGATTTTTTAAATGGTTTCTCAGAAGCTGTAACTTTTACTACAACTGGTCAACCTTCTGATGCCACTATTTTTTTTACACCAAATTCTATAAATAATAGTGGTGATGTAGTTATGGAGGTTTCTAATTTAGATGGAATAACACCTCAAAATTATACGATTAACATTAAAGCAGACGCAACAACAGTTAGCCAAAACATCGATGTTGAATTAAATTTAACAACTTCTACTTTTGACTTGTTAACATTAATAGCACCCGTAAATGGAGCAACAGGTGTTGCTTTGTCAGAAGAATTAAAATGGGATGCGGATTCTAATGCTGTTTCTTATGATGTACAAGTAGCTTCAGATAATAATTTTAGTTTCGTTATATCTAGTGGAAATGTTACCACAAATTCATATTTTCCAAATGATCTTTTAGGAGATACAACTTATTATTGGAGGGTAAAGGTTAAAAATAATTGTGGTGAAGGTTCTTACTCTAGTATTTTCAGTTTTACAACTTATACGCCTTCTTACTGTACTTCAACTTTTACAGATGAAGCAGGGGGTTCTGAACACATAACCAATGTAACTTTTAATACAATTAATAATACTTCTCATAATGATCTTGAAGATGGTTATGAAGATTTCACAAACACAAACACAACAGTAATGCAAGGCGATACTCATCAAGTAAGTGTCACTTTTGATACAGTAGGCTATCAAGACCATTGTTATGTGTTTATTGATTGGAATCATGATTATATTTTTGATAAAACAACAGAAAGATATGATTTAGGAACAGAAGTAGATAATGTAGCAACTGTAAGTTTTACTATTACTGTGCCCAGTGATGCTAAATTAGGTAATACAAGAATGAGGGTTGTTATAGAGTATGATGATCCTACTGATGGGTTTGGTGATGGTGCTTGTGATGAAGATCATTTAACAGAATGGGGTGAAACAGAAGATTACACTCTTATAGTAGATAGTCTTGTTTCAGTTGAAGATTTTTCTTTTGAAGGTTTTAATTTATATCCAAATCCTTCAAATGGAGCGTTTAATTTAAATTTTCAAGTGGTAGATACAGACAGAGTTATTGTTCAATTATTTGATATTACAGGAAGGTTAATTGGCGAGAAAAATTATTTAAATACAAAAAATAACTTCTCTAAAAAGATCTTTTTTGATAAGACATCTCCTGGTCTATATTTAGTAAGAGTTAAAAATGGAGTTAAACAAACTACAAGAAAACTTATTATTAAGTAACTTGTTTTTATAAAAGTAAAAAGCCTCATCAAATTTGATGAGGCTTTTTTATGTATGTAAAAAATTGATTTTTCTTATCCTAAGAAAGGGTATTTATAATCTATAGGAGATACCAATGTTTCTTTTATCAATCTAACAGAAGTCCAACGTAATAAATTTTGCGCAGAACCCGCTTTGTCATTTGTTCCAGAAGCTCTAGCTCCTCCAAAAGGTTGTTGACCAACAACTGCGCCAGAAGGCTTGTCATTAATATAGAAGTTTCCTGCTGCATTTTCTAATGCTTTAGAAGCTTTCTCAACAATATATCTGTCTTTCGAAAAGATAGCTCCTGTTAATGCATATTCTGAAGTTTCATCAACTAATTTTAATGAAGCTTCCCATTCAGCATCTTCATAAACATAAACCGTCATTACAGGTCCAAATAACTCTGTACACATTGTTGCGTACTTTGGAGAATTACTAACAATTACAGTTGGTTCAATAAAGTATCCAACAGATTTGTCATGGTTTCCACCAACAATTATTTCAGCATCTTTATCTGTTTTTGCTGCATCTATATAACTTGCAATTTTATCAAAAGAACCTTCATGAATAACTGCATTTACAAAGTTTGAAGTATCCTCTGGAGACCCCATTTTTAGCTCACTAGTTTGTGCAATTAAATGTTTCTTAACCTCCGGCCAAAGTGACGCAGGAATGTAAGAACGTGAAGCTGCAGAACATTTTTGACCTTGATATTCAAAAGCTCCTCTTGTCATTGCAGTAGCAACTTGTAAAGGATTTGATGAATTGTGTACCCAGATAAAATCTTTTCCACCAGTTTCTCCAACAATTCTTGGATATGTTTTATAGGTATGAATATTGTTTCCTATTTGTTTCCATAACTCTTTAAAAACATGCGTAGAACCTGTAAAGTGTAATCCAGAGAAATCTGGAGAAGCTAATACCGTATCAGAAATCATAACAGGATCTCCATAAACAACATTAATAACACCATCTGGTAAACCAGCTTCTTTAAATAAGTCTACAATTACTTGTGCAGAATACGCTTGATGATCAGAAGGTTTCCAAACAACAACATTACCCATTAAAGCTGCTGCTGCAGGTAAGTTTGCTGCAATAGATGTAAAGTTAAAAGGAGAAATTGCATATACAAACCCTTCTAGTGGTCTATACTCAACTCTGTTCCAAACGCCTGCGGAAGATGTTGGCTGATCTTTAAAGATATCAGTCATGTATTCTACGTTAAAACGGAAGAAATCAATCATTTCACAAGCAGCATCAATTTCAGCTTGATATACATTTTTAGATTGTGCAATCATAGTTGCAGCATTCATTCTTGCTCTATAAGGACCCGCTAATAATTCAGCAGCTTTTAAGAAAATAGCTGCACGTTCCATCCAACTTACGCTAGACCAAGCTTCTCTTGCTGCTAAAGCAGTAGAAATTGCAGTATCTACATGAGATTTATCTGCAGTATGATATTGTCCAACAACATGTTTATGATCATGTGGAGGAGTAATGTTTTTTGTGTTTCCAGTTCTAACTTCTTCACCATTAATATGCATAGGCACATCAATATTGCTGTTAAACATGGTTTTATATGTTGCTAACAACTCTTCTCTCTCAGGAGAGCCAGGAGCATATCCTTTAACAGGCTCATTTACT is part of the Polaribacter sp. SA4-10 genome and harbors:
- a CDS encoding ribonuclease HII, yielding MLKSNFSGFCLEAGTDEAGRGCLCGPVVAAAVILPENFAHPFLNDSKQLSEKKREELRPFIEENALAFGVSFVWQEEVDEINVLQASITGMHRSIEALKIVPEFIIVDGNKFRNYKEIPYETIVKGDAKFMSIAAASVLAKTYRDEYMQKIHNEFPMYNWSKNKGYPTKEHRNGIREFGATIHHRKTFKLLPEQIKLKL
- a CDS encoding nucleoid-associated protein; translation: MIKKTRAEITKCILHKVANKFNSGSNVFSEDLIRFDQESYDLMKNFLLKPFGGLTQSYRFSHHADVRLNELNNYASEVFKEESSFVEYSKNIVNHLYEQSNSAQIKTGDVLIVFIEGIEYKDVLTEAIGVFKIENKVDFFQSYLDDNQNFDVVVQKGISTKRIDKGCLILNTSDTEGTVVLSVDNNNYDAQYWIKNFLSVKLADDYNSHTQSYLEMCKEFSEEVIKPELGMQEQGNFLANTVDYFKENEAVDYATFKDEVFEEEKHKEQFDEYKKHFETLNDVLIRNNFDVSGVVLKKEKNKLKTEIKLDTNIVIKLDVDAPDAASEYLERGYDEEKKMKFYKVYFNEEK
- the lipB gene encoding lipoyl(octanoyl) transferase LipB → MNRNILLKDLSVKDYKETWDYQSELLQKIVDVKIDNRRNNHAKKTENYFLFVEHPHVYTLGKSGDLSNLLLNEQQLKEKEAAFYKINRGGDITYHGPGQIVGYPILDLENFFTDIHKYLRLLEETIILTIAEYGLKGERSNGETGVWLDVGTPFARKICAMGIRSSRWVTMHGFALNANTNLGYFDNIIPCGIRGKAVTSMEVELGEKVDVIEVKEKILKHFKTLFEVEEYIVS
- a CDS encoding zinc-dependent metalloprotease family protein, producing the protein MKIRVTFIFVFITFFMSLGEVNAQKVWKKLENTNSLLQRKEIHKIKNLPSKYKLLSLNINKLKTDLKKKHQIISLPNEKGELLRFRIKETSNFESNLSLKFPTIKSYSAQGIDDPSSVAKISVGIDGFHAVVYSGKEKTVYIDPYSKDNKDYIVYKRSDLGKDEKEFECQVEEVVNENLQRDNLARNANDGKLRTFRLALVCSGEYAQFHLTRQDVPASATDAEKKAVVLSAMNTSLTRINGIYERDLSVKMVLVANNEEVIFLDAATDGISDGDPNTMLDEVQAICDTKIGNANYDIGHIFSVGGDGLAGGGVVCVPGQKAKGVTGRSEPVGDAYDVDYVAHEIGHQFGANHTQNNDCNRNNVTAVEPGSASTIMGYAGICLPNVQNQSDDYFHSISITEMWNTIQSSANCATLTDTGNSGPIANAGSDYSIPKSTPFVLKGVATDVDGTSSLTYNWEQIDNEVASMPPLSTNTVGPLFRSLPSKVVPNRYLPELATIVAGNTSTTWEVLPSVARDMSFSFLVRDNNAGGGSTARDDMEVTVTAAEAFVVLTPNSLVNWDTGSTQTITWNKGTTDIAPINCQNVNIKLSIDGGLTFPITIKSNTPNDGTEDVVIPDNATTTARIMIEAADNIFYNVNSIDFTINSTSPTFLMSNTSGIQSACNSGNETVSYVLNFDFLNGFSEAVTFTTTGQPSDATIFFTPNSINNSGDVVMEVSNLDGITPQNYTINIKADATTVSQNIDVELNLTTSTFDLLTLIAPVNGATGVALSEELKWDADSNAVSYDVQVASDNNFSFVISSGNVTTNSYFPNDLLGDTTYYWRVKVKNNCGEGSYSSIFSFTTYTPSYCTSTFTDEAGGSEHITNVTFNTINNTSHNDLEDGYEDFTNTNTTVMQGDTHQVSVTFDTVGYQDHCYVFIDWNHDYIFDKTTERYDLGTEVDNVATVSFTITVPSDAKLGNTRMRVVIEYDDPTDGFGDGACDEDHLTEWGETEDYTLIVDSLVSVEDFSFEGFNLYPNPSNGAFNLNFQVVDTDRVIVQLFDITGRLIGEKNYLNTKNNFSKKIFFDKTSPGLYLVRVKNGVKQTTRKLIIK
- the pruA gene encoding L-glutamate gamma-semialdehyde dehydrogenase, which encodes MARGFFKVPKAVNEPVKGYAPGSPEREELLATYKTMFNSNIDVPMHINGEEVRTGNTKNITPPHDHKHVVGQYHTADKSHVDTAISTALAAREAWSSVSWMERAAIFLKAAELLAGPYRARMNAATMIAQSKNVYQAEIDAACEMIDFFRFNVEYMTDIFKDQPTSSAGVWNRVEYRPLEGFVYAISPFNFTSIAANLPAAAALMGNVVVWKPSDHQAYSAQVIVDLFKEAGLPDGVINVVYGDPVMISDTVLASPDFSGLHFTGSTHVFKELWKQIGNNIHTYKTYPRIVGETGGKDFIWVHNSSNPLQVATAMTRGAFEYQGQKCSAASRSYIPASLWPEVKKHLIAQTSELKMGSPEDTSNFVNAVIHEGSFDKIASYIDAAKTDKDAEIIVGGNHDKSVGYFIEPTVIVSNSPKYATMCTELFGPVMTVYVYEDAEWEASLKLVDETSEYALTGAIFSKDRYIVEKASKALENAAGNFYINDKPSGAVVGQQPFGGARASGTNDKAGSAQNLLRWTSVRLIKETLVSPIDYKYPFLG